A genomic stretch from Gemmatimonadaceae bacterium includes:
- a CDS encoding alpha/beta hydrolase, which translates to MAAQIAFFRPRYRVIAMDSRDHGKSGDSPGKITYEKMTDDLAALLDHLKTGPVDVLGWSDGGIEALLLGIRHPAKVKKIAAMAANLNPSTDAVYPETWAMARSMIDAIPAAEKGTPQGRRAVKVTSMMFEEPNIAPSALQAITAPTLVLAGDHDLIRDEHTLDIFHHVPNSQLAIFPNATHMVPYDDSALFNATVERFFRAPFVKKDRIKDFLASYESLTASLQKK; encoded by the coding sequence ATGGCCGCCCAGATCGCGTTCTTCCGCCCGCGCTACCGCGTGATCGCGATGGACAGCCGCGATCACGGAAAGTCGGGCGACAGCCCCGGCAAGATCACCTATGAGAAGATGACCGACGACCTTGCGGCGCTCCTCGATCACCTGAAGACGGGGCCGGTGGATGTGCTCGGCTGGAGCGACGGAGGCATCGAGGCGCTGCTGCTCGGCATCCGGCATCCCGCGAAGGTGAAGAAGATTGCGGCCATGGCGGCCAACCTGAACCCGAGCACGGATGCCGTCTACCCGGAAACGTGGGCGATGGCGAGGTCGATGATCGACGCCATCCCGGCAGCGGAGAAGGGCACGCCCCAGGGCCGGCGCGCGGTCAAGGTGACATCGATGATGTTCGAGGAGCCGAACATCGCCCCGTCGGCGCTCCAGGCGATTACCGCTCCCACGCTCGTGCTCGCGGGCGACCACGATCTGATCCGCGACGAGCACACGCTCGACATCTTCCATCACGTGCCGAACAGTCAGCTCGCCATTTTCCCGAACGCCACGCACATGGTGCCGTACGACGACTCCGCGCTCTTCAACGCGACAGTGGAGCGCTTCTTCCGGGCGCCGTTCGTCAAGAAGGACCGGATCAAGGACTTCCTCGCGTCCTACGAATCGCTGACGGCGTCGTTGCAGAAGAAGTAA